A genomic window from Camelina sativa cultivar DH55 chromosome 2, Cs, whole genome shotgun sequence includes:
- the LOC104722352 gene encoding uncharacterized protein At4g06598-like: protein MASSKGSQNLRNLACSGKQALLPPKSPFTGGPTFCADFAPTSVIGSKAVHKLGEGNINHHRTSSESFLIEEQPSWLDDLLNEPETPVRKGGHRRSSSDSFAYVDVPVGFDVDYTLWDGGRYNNSSFSGHASGPKESDYIRSQPVAFYPSAHLPKQKMRTWDSLSDSGARLNSSSGCLESASIPRSGSSSSLHEADKVSCAADAKKDVSMHFINHSVKRDSSLAKSATSEADTKRARQQFAQRSRVRKIQYIAELERNVQMLQVEGSEVSAELEFLNQQNLILSLENKSLKNRLESLAQEQLIKYLEHEVLEKEIVRLRALYQLQQQHELQQQQQPKKQGSSSHQRSKSRDLESQFTNLSLRP from the exons ATGGCAAGTTCGAAGGGGTCTCAGAATCTTAGAAATCTGGCATGCAGTGGGAAGCAGGCTTTACTTCCTCCGAAAAGTCCGTTTACTGGTGGCCCAACATTCTGTGCAGATTTTGCTCCAACTAGTGTGATTGGATCTAAGGCTGTTCATAAGCTGGGAGAAGGAAATATCAATCATCATCGAACTTCTTCTGAGAGCTTTCTGATTGAGGAACAGCCTTCTTGGCTTGACGACCTTCTCAACGAACCTGAGACACCTGTACGGAAAGGAGGCCATCGACGGTCATCAAGTGATTCATTTGCATATGTAGATGTCCCTGTTGGTTTTGATGTTGATTACACACTTTGGGATGGTGGTAGATATAACAATAGCAGTTTCTCTGGTCACGCCAGTGGTCCCAAGGAGTCTGATTACATCAGAAGTCAGCCAGTCGCCTTCTACCCTTCAGCTCATTTGCCCAAACAGAAAATGAGAACATGGGATTCATTATCAGATTCTGGTGCTCGCTTAAACAGTAGTTCTGGTTGTTTGGAGAGCGCCTCTATCCCAAGATCAGGGTCATCCAGTAGCCTACATGAAGCAGACAAGGTTTCTTGTGCTGCTGATGCTAAGAAAGATGTTTCTATGCATTTCATCAATCATTCCGTAAAAAGGGATAGTTCTCTGGCTAAGTCTGCTACTTCCGAGGCAGATACGAAACGTGCTAGACA gCAGTTTGCTCAACGCTCTCGGGTCCGTAAAATTCAGTACATAGCTGAACTGGAAAGGAACGTCCAAATGTTACAGGTAGAGGGTTCTGAAGTGTCGGCGGAGCTTGAGTTTCTCAATCAGCAGAATCTAATCCTCAGCTTGGAGAACAAATCTCTTAAGAATCGGTTGGAAAGCTTAGCACAAGAACAGCTTATCAAGTACT tagaACATGAAGTATTGGAGAAAGAGATAGTTAGGCTGAGGGCTTTATACCAGCTACAACAGCAGCACGAGCTGCAACAGCAACAGCAGCCAAAAAAGCAAGGATCATCTAGCCACCAACGTTCTAAAAGTAGAGATCTAGAGTCGCAATTCACGAATCTGTCCTTGAGGCCCTAA
- the LOC104722342 gene encoding ubiquitin-like domain-containing CTD phosphatase, translating to MASSSSSPTAALSPRTEEELTLTVKWNGKEYTVRICADDSVAELKRRICLLTTVLPKRQKLLYPKIGNKLSDDSLLLSSISFKPSLKMTMIGTVEDDIIVDQAESPEIVDDFELGKEEAVDVKDKEVNKQKLRRRIDQYKINLRTPCRKGKKLLVLDIDYTLFDHRSTAENPLQLMRPYLHEFLTAAYAEYDIMIWSATSMKWVELKMTELGVLNNPNYKITALLDHLAMITVQSDTRGIFDCKPLGLIWALLSEFYNPGNTIMFDDLRRNFVMNPQNGLTIRPFRKAHANRDTDQELVKLTQYLLTIAELQDLSSLHHSRWESFSQDNVKRRRQE from the exons AtggcttcctcttcctcttctccgaCGGCGGCGCTCTCTCCTCGTACGGAAGAGGAACTAACTCTGACGGTTAAGTGGAATGGAAAAGAGTACACCGTCCGAATCTGTGCCGATGACTCAGTGGCCGAGTTAAAACGTCGCATCTGCCTTCTCACCACCGTCTTACCGAAACGCCAAAAGCTTCTTTATCCCAAGATCGGAAACAAACTCTCTGACGATTCTCTTCTGCTCTCTTCGATCTCCTTTAAGCCCTCGTTGAAGATGACAATGATCGG TACTGTTGAAGATGATATAATAGTGGATCAAGCAGAATCTCCAgaaattgttgatgattttgagcTTGGTAAGGAAGAAGCTGTGGATGTTAAAGACAAGGAAGTCAATAAGCAGAAGTTGAGGAGAAGAATTGATCAATACAAG ATAAATCTTCGAACGCCATGTCGCAAAGGCAAGAAACTTCTTGTTCTAGATATTGACTATACATTGTTCGATCATCGTTCTACAGCGGAGAACCCCTTACAGCTTATGCGTCCTT ATCTCCATGAATTTCTTACCGCTGCATATGCAGAATACGATATCATGATATGGTCTGCTACCAG CATGAAGTGGGTTGAGTTGAAGATGACAGAGCTGGGAGTGCTCAACAATCCTAACTACAAGATCACAGCTCTTCTCGACCATCTTGCAATGATCACGGTCCAGTCAGACACTCGTGGCATTTTTGATTGCAAACCACTAGGCTTAATTTGGGCACTACTTTCTGAG TTCTATAATCCTGGGAACACGATAATGTTTGATGACTTAAGGAGGAATTTTGTAATGAATCCTCAAAACGGTCTAACAATCAGGCCGTTTAGGAAAGCTCACGCAAACCGAGATACAGATCAAGAGCTTGTGAAGCTGACTCAGTACCTTCTGACAATAGCAGAGCTTCAAGATTTGAGCTCTCTACACCATAGCAGATGGGAATCATTCTCCCAGGACAACGTCAAAAGGCGCAGACAGGAATGA